From the genome of Edaphobacter dinghuensis, one region includes:
- a CDS encoding zinc-dependent dehydrogenase: MRAAVYRGINDVRVETIPVPEIGPGEVLVKIHTCGICGTDLKKIHSGSHDAPRVFGHEMSGTIVRIGEGVTDFAVGDRVMAYHHIPCGECYYCRKQTFAQCEVYKKVGCTAGFAPSGGGFAEYIRVMDWIVQHGLIKIPDDIPFEQAAFIEPVNTCYKAIRLLNLQPDETVLVIGQGSIGILLAALARQTGATVLTSDLYPERHAVAARFGLHHPLDARGDVVAAAKAATEGRGADVALLAVGGNSLIKVAMDAIRPGGRVQLFAQTQHGEAPFDPAAVCMDEKTLMGSYSASVAIQDDVTRMVFDGYRNGFDLTQLISHRFSLEDAVAGIDLASHPQADSLKIVIQPGE; encoded by the coding sequence ATGCGTGCCGCCGTCTATCGCGGCATCAACGACGTTCGCGTCGAGACCATCCCCGTTCCTGAGATCGGCCCTGGCGAAGTGTTGGTAAAGATTCACACTTGCGGAATCTGCGGCACAGATCTCAAGAAGATCCATAGTGGATCTCACGATGCGCCGCGCGTCTTTGGACACGAGATGTCCGGCACTATCGTTCGCATTGGCGAAGGGGTTACTGATTTTGCGGTAGGCGATCGCGTGATGGCTTATCACCATATTCCTTGCGGCGAATGCTATTACTGCCGCAAGCAGACCTTTGCGCAGTGCGAGGTATACAAGAAAGTTGGCTGCACGGCTGGCTTCGCTCCTTCAGGCGGTGGTTTTGCTGAGTACATTCGCGTCATGGATTGGATTGTGCAGCATGGACTGATCAAGATCCCAGATGATATTCCCTTCGAACAGGCTGCTTTTATAGAGCCGGTCAACACCTGTTACAAGGCTATTCGGCTGCTAAATCTGCAGCCTGATGAGACGGTGCTTGTGATCGGTCAGGGATCCATCGGCATTTTGCTCGCTGCGCTTGCGCGGCAAACCGGAGCGACGGTGCTTACTAGCGATCTCTATCCTGAGCGTCATGCCGTAGCCGCAAGGTTCGGATTACATCATCCACTCGATGCTCGTGGAGATGTAGTTGCAGCTGCAAAAGCAGCCACCGAAGGACGCGGAGCCGATGTTGCGCTGCTGGCCGTAGGAGGGAATAGCCTCATCAAAGTAGCGATGGATGCGATCCGTCCTGGAGGCCGAGTACAGTTGTTTGCGCAGACGCAACATGGCGAGGCACCCTTCGATCCAGCAGCGGTCTGCATGGACGAGAAGACGCTGATGGGGTCCTATAGCGCCTCGGTCGCTATTCAGGATGATGTCACGCGTATGGTCTTCGATGGCTATCGTAATGGCTTCGATCTAACTCAACTTATCTCGCATCGCTTCTCTCTTGAAGATGCTGTTGCTGGCATCGATCTGGCTTCTCATCCACAGGCTGATTCACTAAAGATTGTGATTCAGCCCGGAGAATAA
- a CDS encoding phosphorylase family protein yields the protein MKECPAIIAALPREIKSLVRGWQEHRLPGKITAYTNDFAVVACAGMGADRATLAVQAALSLKPVTTILSTGLAGACDPALSVGDIVRAGVVIDARTGERFADPLLNQTLITTSVIADIKEKQRLYASYRASAVDMEAATVARLAQTHGLPFRAIKSISDEASFEMEELAQFATADGQFREAAFAAHSILRPYLWPKLLALAGNSKRAVQSLTSELESQLNWYRQQA from the coding sequence ATGAAAGAGTGCCCAGCTATCATCGCTGCTTTGCCACGTGAGATAAAGTCGCTTGTTCGTGGATGGCAGGAGCATCGTCTCCCTGGCAAGATCACCGCATACACCAATGACTTTGCGGTTGTTGCCTGTGCTGGGATGGGGGCGGATCGCGCTACGCTTGCCGTGCAGGCGGCGCTCTCCCTAAAGCCAGTGACCACCATTCTTTCGACTGGTCTAGCAGGTGCATGTGATCCTGCGCTTAGTGTAGGCGATATCGTTCGTGCCGGAGTTGTTATCGACGCTCGTACTGGAGAGCGTTTTGCTGATCCGCTCTTGAATCAGACATTGATTACCACTTCTGTTATTGCAGACATTAAGGAGAAACAGCGCCTCTATGCTTCTTATAGGGCCAGCGCTGTCGATATGGAGGCAGCAACGGTGGCTCGTCTCGCACAGACTCATGGTCTTCCTTTTCGTGCCATTAAATCTATCTCGGACGAAGCCTCATTTGAGATGGAGGAGCTCGCGCAATTTGCAACCGCGGATGGACAGTTTCGTGAAGCAGCCTTTGCGGCGCACTCGATTCTTCGACCATATCTTTGGCCAAAGCTCCTTGCACTGGCGGGTAACAGCAAGCGCGCCGTGCAGTCTCTTACCAGCGAACTCGAATCGCAATTAAACTGGTATCGCCAGCAAGCATAA
- the hpnA gene encoding hopanoid-associated sugar epimerase: MRVFITGATGFVGGHVARAYASEGASLRLLTRQTSRLDSLAGLDAETVVGDLREPEKLRSALAGCEALVHVAADYRLWVRDPSEMYAANVDGTRELLRIAREVGVQRVVYTSSVATMGFKSDGSIVNEDTPVSLADMIGVYKRSKFLGEQEAIRAAQSGQHVMILNPTTPIGPGDAKPTPTGRIIVDFLNKKFPAYVDTGLNLVDVGEVARMHVTALERGTPGERYILGGENLTLKQILDRMSSITGLPSPTMKVPHAVAMAFAFFEENVTGRLRGKEPRATVEAVRMGKKTMFASSSKAERDLGFKVLPVYHALRSAIDWFIAYGYAPALEKQL; the protein is encoded by the coding sequence GTGCGCGTATTTATTACTGGAGCGACAGGCTTTGTCGGCGGCCATGTGGCGCGGGCATATGCGTCCGAGGGCGCTAGCCTTCGACTACTGACGCGTCAGACGAGCCGCCTCGATTCGCTTGCAGGGCTCGATGCAGAGACGGTTGTCGGAGATCTGCGCGAACCGGAGAAGCTGCGCTCTGCGCTTGCAGGTTGCGAGGCTCTGGTGCATGTTGCGGCAGACTATCGCCTGTGGGTTCGTGATCCTTCTGAGATGTACGCGGCCAATGTCGATGGCACACGCGAGCTTCTGAGGATTGCGCGAGAGGTTGGCGTTCAGCGTGTTGTCTATACGTCCAGCGTCGCTACGATGGGTTTCAAAAGCGATGGTTCCATCGTGAATGAAGACACGCCTGTTTCGCTAGCCGACATGATTGGGGTCTACAAGCGCTCGAAGTTTTTGGGCGAGCAAGAAGCGATTCGTGCTGCACAGTCTGGCCAGCACGTCATGATTTTGAACCCTACTACGCCGATAGGTCCCGGTGACGCCAAGCCCACGCCGACTGGAAGAATTATTGTGGACTTCCTCAACAAAAAATTTCCGGCTTATGTGGATACTGGCTTGAACCTGGTGGACGTTGGCGAAGTGGCGCGAATGCATGTCACTGCACTAGAGAGGGGAACACCCGGAGAGCGTTATATTCTTGGCGGCGAAAACCTGACGCTTAAGCAGATTCTTGATCGCATGTCCTCCATTACCGGCCTGCCTTCGCCGACGATGAAGGTGCCCCATGCCGTAGCGATGGCCTTTGCGTTCTTCGAGGAAAACGTTACTGGTCGCCTTCGCGGCAAAGAGCCGCGTGCCACGGTGGAAGCGGTTCGAATGGGCAAGAAGACGATGTTTGCTTCTTCTTCCAAGGCAGAGCGGGACCTGGGCTTCAAGGTTCTTCCTGTCTATCACGCACTGCGCTCTGCGATTGACTGGTTCATCGCGTATGGTTATGCGCCTGCACTCGAAAAGCAATTATGA
- the hpnH gene encoding adenosyl-hopene transferase HpnH, with translation MAVPVSQAWTVATYVLKQKLTGRKRYPLVLMLEPLFRCNLACAGCGKIQYPAHILKQDLSPEECFRAVEECGVPMVSIPGGEPLLHPQMPEIVAGLVARKKYVYMCTNALLLKEKLHLFKPSKYLSFSVHVDGQREHHDFSVCREGGYDIAMEGVRAAVAAGFRVTTNTTLFDGADPNSVRAHFDELMAAGVESMMVSPGYTYDKAPDQNHFLGKAKSRRMFRAILSNRKKSWQFNTHPLFSEFLMGKQNFECTPWGMPTFSIFGWQKPCYLLQDGYADTFKELMETTEWENYGAKSGNPRCANCMVHSGHEASAVDYAFSSLKGFLITAKKFVLPSTYEDADAMKLLNEWKPEHSGPLVQIQASSNATDDQLQTVSGD, from the coding sequence ATGGCAGTACCAGTTTCGCAGGCTTGGACAGTTGCAACCTATGTTTTGAAGCAGAAGCTAACGGGCAGGAAGAGATATCCGCTCGTGCTGATGTTGGAGCCCTTGTTCCGCTGCAATCTTGCGTGCGCGGGCTGCGGAAAGATTCAGTATCCCGCTCACATCCTGAAGCAGGACCTTTCGCCGGAAGAGTGCTTCCGCGCCGTGGAAGAGTGCGGCGTGCCGATGGTGTCGATTCCGGGTGGAGAGCCGTTGCTGCATCCGCAGATGCCGGAGATTGTTGCCGGACTGGTAGCGCGTAAGAAGTATGTTTATATGTGCACCAACGCGCTTCTGCTGAAGGAAAAGCTGCATCTCTTCAAGCCGAGCAAGTATCTCTCCTTCTCTGTCCACGTAGATGGCCAGCGCGAGCATCATGACTTCTCGGTCTGCCGCGAAGGCGGTTACGACATCGCCATGGAAGGCGTGCGCGCCGCAGTTGCAGCCGGTTTCCGCGTGACGACGAACACGACACTTTTCGACGGTGCTGATCCGAACAGTGTGCGTGCGCACTTTGACGAACTGATGGCGGCGGGTGTCGAGAGCATGATGGTCTCGCCGGGCTACACCTACGACAAGGCTCCGGACCAGAACCACTTTCTCGGCAAGGCGAAGTCGCGCAGGATGTTCCGCGCCATTCTCTCCAATCGCAAGAAGAGTTGGCAGTTCAATACTCATCCGCTGTTCTCGGAGTTTTTGATGGGCAAGCAGAACTTCGAGTGCACCCCGTGGGGCATGCCGACGTTCTCCATCTTTGGCTGGCAGAAGCCTTGCTATCTGTTGCAGGATGGCTATGCGGATACCTTCAAGGAGTTGATGGAGACGACGGAGTGGGAGAACTACGGCGCCAAGAGTGGCAATCCGCGGTGTGCGAACTGCATGGTGCACTCTGGGCACGAGGCTTCAGCAGTGGATTATGCCTTCAGTTCATTGAAGGGTTTTCTCATCACAGCGAAAAAGTTTGTGCTTCCCTCTACCTATGAAGACGCAGACGCAATGAAGCTGCTGAACGAGTGGAAGCCTGAGCATAGCGGTCCGCTGGTTCAGATTCAGGCTTCTTCTAACGCGACCGACGACCAGTTGCAGACGGTTTCAGGAGATTAG
- the shc gene encoding squalene--hopene cyclase produces the protein MSTSSSNPRTANQSAQPRFGRMDLGLEHVANGIARAKDWLLGQQDPEGYWCGELEADSMLESDYIFMHTLLGTGDPGKMERALNEILRHQNEDGGWSLYPGGPSNISYGVKAYLALKLMGWSKDHPVLVKAREWVLAHGGVVECNTFTKIYLCALGQYDYDAVPAIPPEIVLFPNWFYFNLYEISSWSRGILVPLSIIYSKKPFKKISPEQGIDELFVGGRQNSNLHLRWDKKHPISWRNFFLFTDRMVHWFERVHIRPLRKIAIKKAEKWMLERFEKSDGLGAIYPAMLNSIVALRCLDYSVDDPQMIRAMDEFEKLGIDCPEGTPDYAPPTFRMQPCFPPVWDTAQAMYALGEAGIAKDDPRMLKAADWILSKEVRQKGDWAEKVKNVEPGGWYFEFNNEFYPDIDDTGQVLLALNFVDNPRERYQHEVCQRALNWIWAMQCKNGGWAAFDKDNTKSIFQYVPFADHNAMLDPPTVDITGRMLEMLAQYGFTRKDTRVEKAVQFILKEQESDGSWFGRWGVNYLYGTFLVLRGLEAMGFWNHEPAIQQAAEWIRMVQNADGGWGETCGTYDDPNQRGIGPSTPSQTAWALLGLLAAGDTRSDSVAKGIRWLVEKQHEDGSWSELVPGRNGESYYTGTGFPRVFYLGYHLYKQYFPLLALTTYHRAMGSEEAK, from the coding sequence ATGAGTACATCTTCAAGTAATCCGAGGACCGCAAACCAGTCGGCGCAGCCGCGCTTTGGCCGAATGGACCTCGGATTAGAGCATGTGGCGAATGGAATCGCCCGTGCCAAGGATTGGCTGTTGGGCCAGCAAGACCCTGAGGGATACTGGTGCGGCGAGCTTGAAGCGGACAGTATGCTCGAGTCCGACTACATCTTCATGCATACTCTGCTGGGGACGGGCGATCCGGGCAAGATGGAGCGGGCGCTCAATGAGATTCTTCGCCATCAGAACGAAGACGGCGGATGGAGCCTCTATCCTGGCGGGCCTTCGAACATCAGCTATGGCGTAAAGGCCTATCTGGCGTTGAAGCTGATGGGGTGGTCGAAGGACCATCCGGTGTTGGTGAAGGCGCGCGAGTGGGTGCTTGCTCATGGCGGCGTGGTGGAGTGCAACACCTTCACCAAGATCTATCTGTGCGCGCTGGGACAGTACGACTACGATGCGGTGCCTGCAATTCCGCCGGAGATCGTTCTCTTTCCCAACTGGTTTTACTTCAATCTCTATGAGATTTCTTCGTGGTCGCGCGGCATTCTGGTGCCGCTGTCGATCATCTATTCGAAGAAGCCGTTCAAGAAGATTTCGCCGGAGCAGGGAATTGACGAACTGTTTGTGGGCGGGCGGCAAAACTCGAACCTGCATCTGCGCTGGGACAAGAAGCATCCGATAAGCTGGCGCAATTTCTTTCTCTTCACCGATCGCATGGTTCACTGGTTTGAGCGGGTGCACATTCGGCCGTTGCGGAAGATTGCGATCAAGAAGGCCGAGAAGTGGATGCTGGAGCGCTTTGAGAAGTCAGATGGGTTAGGCGCGATCTATCCCGCGATGCTGAACTCGATCGTTGCGTTGCGCTGCCTGGACTACTCTGTCGATGATCCACAGATGATTCGGGCGATGGACGAGTTTGAGAAGCTAGGCATCGACTGCCCTGAGGGAACGCCCGACTATGCGCCCCCGACCTTTCGTATGCAGCCATGCTTTCCGCCCGTATGGGATACGGCTCAGGCGATGTATGCACTCGGCGAGGCTGGCATTGCCAAGGACGATCCGCGCATGTTGAAGGCGGCGGACTGGATTCTCTCCAAGGAAGTTCGCCAGAAGGGCGACTGGGCGGAGAAGGTCAAAAACGTCGAGCCGGGTGGATGGTACTTCGAGTTCAATAATGAGTTCTATCCGGATATCGATGACACGGGCCAGGTTCTGCTTGCGTTGAACTTTGTCGACAATCCTCGCGAGCGTTATCAGCACGAAGTATGCCAGCGCGCACTGAACTGGATATGGGCGATGCAGTGCAAGAACGGTGGCTGGGCTGCGTTTGATAAAGACAACACCAAGAGCATCTTTCAGTACGTTCCGTTTGCCGACCACAACGCCATGCTCGACCCACCGACGGTTGACATTACGGGCCGCATGCTGGAGATGTTGGCGCAGTATGGCTTTACTCGTAAAGACACGCGCGTCGAAAAGGCTGTGCAGTTCATTTTGAAAGAGCAGGAGTCGGACGGAAGCTGGTTTGGACGCTGGGGCGTCAACTATCTTTACGGCACGTTCCTGGTACTGCGCGGGCTGGAGGCGATGGGCTTCTGGAATCACGAGCCTGCCATTCAGCAGGCTGCCGAATGGATTCGCATGGTTCAGAACGCAGACGGCGGCTGGGGCGAGACCTGCGGCACCTACGACGATCCTAACCAGCGCGGCATTGGGCCGAGCACGCCGTCGCAGACGGCATGGGCCTTGCTTGGATTACTGGCTGCTGGAGACACTCGTTCGGATTCGGTGGCAAAGGGAATTCGCTGGCTGGTTGAAAAGCAGCATGAAGATGGAAGCTGGAGTGAACTGGTGCCGGGGCGCAATGGCGAGAGCTATTACACCGGGACGGGCTTTCCGCGAGTCTTTTATCTTGGATATCACTTATATAAGCAGTACTTCCCGTTGTTGGCATTGACAACCTATCACCGTGCCATGGGAAGTGAAGAGGCAAAGTAG
- a CDS encoding 4-hydroxy-3-methylbut-2-enyl diphosphate reductase, with the protein MTTTTLDHAAIDQSSSPKTKRVLLLKPRGFCAGVVRAIDVVQIALETFGAPIYVRKEIVHNSYVVTDLAKKGAIFVNELDEVPEGARVIYSAHGVSPAVRERAKERGLKVVDATCPLVTKVHVEAIKFAKQGYSLVLVGHRDHEEVEGTQGEAPSVTQVVSTVEEVEALVVPDPNKVAYLTQTTLSLDEARYMIEALKKKFPNIVGPHAQDICYATENRQTAVKNVAHGADVVLVVGSRNSSNSNRLVEVSQNLGTNSYLIDKAEDIKLEWLDGVDTVAVTAGASAPEVLVKDVVEYLQTKGYGSVDEVEVMPENVRFGLPPEIVQAIASAPQASR; encoded by the coding sequence GTGACTACAACCACTCTTGACCACGCTGCGATCGATCAGAGCAGCTCTCCTAAAACCAAACGAGTTCTCCTCCTCAAGCCCCGCGGCTTCTGCGCTGGCGTTGTGCGTGCGATCGATGTCGTTCAGATTGCGTTGGAGACCTTTGGCGCGCCGATCTATGTCCGTAAAGAGATTGTGCACAACAGCTATGTCGTGACTGACCTGGCCAAGAAGGGTGCCATCTTCGTCAATGAACTGGACGAGGTTCCTGAGGGCGCTCGTGTGATCTATTCCGCTCATGGCGTTTCGCCTGCGGTTCGGGAACGTGCCAAGGAGCGCGGCCTGAAGGTTGTCGATGCGACCTGCCCGCTGGTGACCAAGGTGCACGTGGAGGCGATTAAGTTTGCCAAGCAGGGTTATTCGCTTGTGTTGGTAGGGCATCGCGATCACGAAGAGGTTGAAGGAACGCAGGGCGAAGCGCCGAGTGTGACCCAGGTGGTTTCGACGGTTGAAGAGGTTGAAGCGCTGGTGGTTCCGGACCCGAACAAGGTGGCCTACCTGACGCAGACGACGCTCTCGCTGGATGAGGCCCGGTATATGATCGAGGCGCTGAAGAAGAAGTTCCCCAACATTGTTGGGCCGCACGCGCAGGATATCTGCTATGCGACGGAGAACCGCCAGACCGCAGTGAAGAACGTTGCCCATGGGGCGGATGTTGTACTGGTGGTTGGCTCGCGCAACAGCTCGAACTCGAATCGGCTTGTGGAAGTCTCACAGAATCTGGGAACAAACTCTTACCTGATCGATAAGGCAGAGGACATCAAGCTGGAGTGGCTTGATGGCGTCGATACGGTAGCCGTGACCGCTGGAGCTTCTGCTCCTGAGGTTTTGGTGAAGGATGTTGTTGAGTATCTGCAAACGAAAGGCTATGGTTCGGTTGATGAGGTGGAAGTGATGCCGGAGAATGTTCGCTTCGGTTTGCCTCCTGAGATCGTCCAAGCTATTGCGTCGGCTCCGCAGGCTTCACGCTGA
- the recN gene encoding DNA repair protein RecN produces the protein MLLELRAENYAVIDRAVANFGLGLNLLTGETGAGKSILIDALALLLGGKASADVVRHGADKAVVGCVFEMTPGAMTILEANGIDAEADHILLRREIAANGKGRVFVNNQPATVGVLRQLAPELALVHSQGETLGSFDQTQQRILLDRFGAISTDAVAEAFAVWRATTDKLDELQSAEQDRLRMADLWRFQSREIDQAGLSAEDEDVQLEAEKRVLANSEKLYTAAMGAHELLYESESSAEAALGSALKHLEELARYDARFQEPAQQLAAAKAAVEDVDAEVRDFADNIHAAPGRLEEIEDRLAALDRLKRKYGQTLAEVIAFGAEAARQLSEVENRDALLLELKAKELQDAAAYQAAAKQLSASRAEAAKKLEKLAEAQINDLAMSTKFKIQVTMEQASSAWTAHGWDQVECLIATNAGEPLKPLHEIASGGEMSRVMLALKVTVEEGVAGVRKKKAPLPRTLVFDEIDIGIGGRAAEAVGKKLKTLSKGQQVLCITHLPQIAAFGDQHFLIEKTEKRGRTQTDVRLMEDTERTQEIARMLSGAKLTETSLKHAEHLLQSSR, from the coding sequence ATGCTGCTGGAATTGCGCGCGGAAAACTATGCTGTGATCGACCGTGCGGTCGCTAACTTCGGGTTGGGATTGAACCTGCTGACGGGAGAGACCGGCGCAGGGAAATCGATTTTGATCGACGCGCTGGCGCTGCTGCTGGGTGGCAAGGCGTCTGCCGATGTGGTGCGGCATGGGGCCGATAAGGCCGTGGTGGGATGCGTGTTCGAGATGACTCCCGGGGCGATGACGATTCTTGAGGCGAACGGGATCGATGCCGAGGCTGACCATATATTGCTTCGACGCGAGATAGCGGCGAATGGTAAGGGGCGGGTATTCGTCAATAATCAGCCCGCGACGGTGGGAGTGTTGCGGCAGTTGGCGCCGGAGCTTGCGCTGGTGCATTCGCAGGGCGAGACGCTGGGGTCGTTCGACCAGACGCAGCAGAGAATTTTGCTGGACCGGTTTGGTGCGATATCGACGGATGCTGTGGCTGAAGCGTTTGCGGTGTGGCGAGCTACGACCGACAAGCTTGATGAGTTGCAATCGGCAGAGCAGGACCGTTTGCGGATGGCAGACCTGTGGAGATTTCAGAGCAGGGAGATCGATCAGGCAGGGCTGTCGGCAGAGGACGAGGATGTTCAGTTAGAGGCTGAGAAGCGGGTGCTTGCTAACTCTGAAAAGCTTTATACGGCGGCGATGGGCGCGCATGAACTGCTCTACGAGTCGGAGAGTTCGGCAGAGGCGGCGCTGGGATCGGCGTTGAAGCATCTGGAGGAACTGGCGCGGTATGATGCGCGGTTTCAAGAGCCTGCACAACAGCTGGCGGCAGCGAAGGCCGCGGTTGAAGATGTGGATGCCGAGGTGCGCGACTTTGCTGACAATATTCATGCTGCGCCGGGACGGTTGGAGGAGATTGAAGATCGGCTGGCGGCTCTCGATCGGTTGAAGCGCAAGTACGGGCAGACCTTGGCGGAGGTTATCGCCTTTGGTGCGGAGGCTGCGCGGCAACTGAGCGAGGTGGAGAACAGGGATGCTCTGCTGCTGGAGCTGAAGGCAAAAGAGTTGCAGGATGCTGCGGCTTATCAGGCAGCTGCGAAACAGCTTTCGGCAAGCAGGGCAGAGGCGGCGAAGAAGCTGGAGAAGCTGGCCGAGGCGCAGATCAACGATCTGGCTATGAGCACGAAGTTCAAGATTCAGGTGACGATGGAGCAGGCTTCGAGCGCTTGGACGGCGCATGGATGGGACCAGGTGGAGTGCCTGATTGCTACCAATGCGGGGGAGCCGCTGAAGCCGTTGCATGAGATTGCCTCAGGCGGCGAGATGTCGCGCGTAATGCTGGCGCTGAAGGTGACGGTAGAAGAAGGCGTTGCAGGCGTGAGGAAGAAAAAGGCTCCTCTGCCGCGCACGCTGGTTTTTGACGAGATTGATATCGGTATTGGCGGACGGGCTGCCGAGGCGGTGGGGAAGAAATTGAAGACACTGTCGAAGGGGCAGCAGGTCTTGTGCATCACGCATCTTCCTCAGATTGCAGCGTTTGGCGACCAGCATTTCCTGATAGAGAAGACTGAGAAGCGGGGGCGGACGCAGACGGACGTTCGATTGATGGAAGACACCGAGCGCACGCAGGAGATAGCCCGGATGTTGAGCGGGGCGAAGCTGACCGAGACCAGTTTGAAGCACGCTGAACATCTTCTGCAAAGTAGCCGCTAG
- a CDS encoding MotA/TolQ/ExbB proton channel family protein, producing MLWTFALALLQEDASNPAPIASNGSALVEMVHNSGPVAFTVLVILLIASVFSWAIMLSKWSSFRRAQMQGQRFVRAFRKSSRLSEIASVAEQFKPSPLVPVFIEIHDEYQRQNGGRGLPRNPVALERAAQTASSEALTAMESRMTWLATIAAIAPFIGLFGTVMGIIDAFHGLGTAGAATLRAVAPGISEALITTAAGLVVAIPAVVGYNQLTARLREFGARMDDFGRELLNAIENSALLTPPAQPQQPEEPRRRAF from the coding sequence ATGCTCTGGACCTTTGCCCTTGCTCTCCTCCAGGAAGACGCGTCAAACCCCGCACCCATCGCCTCTAACGGCAGCGCTCTCGTGGAGATGGTTCACAACAGCGGTCCCGTCGCCTTTACGGTGCTCGTCATCCTGCTCATCGCCAGCGTCTTCTCCTGGGCCATCATGCTCTCTAAGTGGTCGAGTTTTCGCCGCGCTCAGATGCAGGGCCAGCGTTTCGTGCGCGCCTTCCGCAAATCCAGCCGCCTGAGCGAGATTGCCTCGGTCGCCGAGCAGTTCAAGCCCAGCCCGCTCGTCCCCGTCTTCATCGAGATCCACGACGAGTATCAGCGCCAGAACGGCGGACGCGGACTCCCTCGCAATCCCGTCGCCCTTGAGCGCGCTGCGCAGACCGCCTCCAGCGAAGCCCTCACTGCGATGGAGAGCCGCATGACCTGGCTCGCCACCATCGCCGCCATCGCTCCCTTCATCGGCCTCTTCGGCACCGTCATGGGCATCATCGACGCCTTCCACGGCCTCGGCACTGCGGGAGCAGCGACACTGCGCGCCGTCGCCCCCGGCATCTCCGAAGCACTCATCACCACCGCAGCAGGCCTCGTCGTCGCTATTCCCGCCGTCGTCGGTTACAACCAGCTCACCGCCCGCCTGCGCGAGTTCGGCGCACGCATGGACGACTTTGGCCGCGAGCTTCTCAACGCCATTGAAAACTCTGCTCTTCTGACGCCGCCCGCACAACCCCAGCAACCCGAAGAGCCACGCCGGAGGGCCTTCTAG
- a CDS encoding ExbD/TolR family protein, with protein sequence MAFSAKGRTQTALADINITPLVDVVLVLLLIFMLTAPVLQSGVIVAIPKTRSVNQLTEERMVVTIDKDQNVFLQDKPVNVNDLPNLLRTVGSAPTAKRIIYLRADERVPFGAFASVMDAVKQAGITDISIVTQPIQSK encoded by the coding sequence ATGGCCTTCTCCGCCAAAGGTCGCACACAGACGGCGCTCGCCGACATTAACATCACACCGTTGGTCGACGTTGTGCTCGTTCTGCTCCTCATCTTCATGCTGACTGCGCCCGTGCTCCAGTCCGGCGTCATCGTAGCCATCCCCAAGACGCGCTCGGTCAACCAGCTCACCGAAGAGCGCATGGTCGTCACGATCGACAAGGACCAGAACGTCTTTCTGCAGGACAAGCCGGTCAACGTCAACGACCTGCCGAACCTGCTGCGAACCGTCGGCTCTGCTCCTACCGCAAAGCGCATCATCTACCTGCGTGCCGATGAGCGTGTACCCTTCGGCGCCTTCGCCTCTGTGATGGATGCGGTCAAGCAGGCCGGCATCACCGACATCAGCATCGTCACCCAGCCGATCCAAAGTAAGTAA
- a CDS encoding energy transducer TonB family protein, whose protein sequence is MLHALVVALILGWAYIFRSHTPPWGENASNAGAIQATMVASIPLPPKQRDLDTGVLTSETPSPAPVIAKEKTAPPPDLKAVPIPQKVVKPPKVAPKETPQPPKHIQPVPPQPKKATTGETGGIRIPEATMQMKNGSASMSVQDRAFGARFAYYVNIVNRTVAQNWYTQEADPIASNGKSVTIVFDINREGVPSNARIETRSGSPTLDTSALRALQRVEGFGPLPQGDHITVEYTFNYRRQ, encoded by the coding sequence GTGCTGCATGCACTTGTCGTCGCACTCATCCTCGGCTGGGCATATATCTTTCGCTCGCACACTCCTCCATGGGGCGAGAACGCCTCGAACGCCGGAGCGATTCAGGCCACCATGGTCGCGTCCATCCCGCTTCCGCCCAAGCAGCGCGATCTCGACACCGGCGTGCTCACCTCAGAGACACCAAGCCCCGCGCCCGTCATTGCAAAAGAAAAAACCGCGCCACCGCCAGACCTGAAGGCTGTTCCCATCCCGCAAAAGGTTGTGAAGCCGCCCAAAGTCGCCCCGAAAGAGACGCCGCAGCCTCCCAAGCATATTCAACCTGTGCCGCCTCAACCTAAAAAGGCCACTACCGGCGAAACCGGCGGCATCCGCATTCCCGAAGCGACCATGCAGATGAAAAATGGCTCCGCCAGCATGAGCGTGCAGGACCGTGCCTTCGGCGCCCGCTTCGCCTACTACGTCAACATCGTCAATCGCACCGTCGCGCAGAACTGGTACACGCAGGAGGCCGATCCCATCGCCTCCAACGGCAAGAGCGTCACCATCGTCTTCGACATCAATCGCGAGGGAGTTCCCTCCAACGCGCGCATCGAGACCCGCAGCGGCTCTCCTACGCTCGACACCTCCGCCCTCCGTGCCCTGCAACGAGTCGAGGGCTTCGGCCCCTTGCCTCAGGGTGACCATATTACTGTTGAGTACACATTCAATTACCGCAGGCAATAA